Part of the Natronobacterium gregoryi SP2 genome, CGAGCCGACGCCGCTCGGCCGCGTCGTGACCGAACACTTCCTCGATCCCGACGAAGCGTTCGTGCTACTCGACGGAATCAGGAAGGACGCCCACCCCTACGAGCTCGTTACCGACATCGAACTCCGAGATACAGACCTCTAGTACTCTGCCAAGCGTCGACTGCTGCGTGAACCCAGACGACCGCATTCGGTTTCACTCATCCGTTCAGGCTTGCCAAAGCACTAGTACCGTCCCAACCGTCGACTGACGGGTCGAATCGGGCCACACCGCCAGATTCGACCCATCAGTTTAGGCTTGGCCCGCCACTAGTACAGGTATCGTTCGTACAGCGGCACGAGCGCCGTCCAGAACAGGACGAAGACTGCACCGACGACGACGATGACGAGCCAGGGCGTCTCCGCCCCAGACGTCGGTTGTGCCGTCGCCGTCAGCGGCGACCCGCCGAGTAACACGAACGTCGCTGCAAACAGCAACAGGCAGACGACGACGCTGCCAACCTCGAGCGTCGTCGCGATAGGGTGTCGCCGGAACCGTGCGGCGAGATTCGAGAGTGACATCGTAGTTCGTCACTCACACCGGTGCGACAAAACAGTCACGGGCGACGACTCGAGCGCTCAGACGGAGTGCTGTGAGTTATGGGCGGTGCAACCGCGCCCTGTCTTGGGTTGCAACGGTAAATCGTTACAGCAAACCGTATCACTCGTCGACGACGGCGGCCTCGATTCGGGCCAGCGATCGCGCGATGATGACGAGGACGTAACAGCCCACCAGCACCGTCAGCGCGATGATCGCGAGCAGCAGTTCGCCAGTGACCACGCCGTAGCCCGCAATGAAAAACGCCAGGAAGATGCCGGCTGCCAGTTCCAGATCTGCGTTCGAGTCGCCCATAGCCGTGACTGTCACCCTCGCAAAATAGTGCTATCGATTCCTGCGGGGTCGCGGACCGAGAAACGTCTTCTCAGGCTCGAGACTCGATATCTTCGGCGATCTCGTCGAGTTCGTCGTCCTCGAGGTCGGGCGTCTCGCCTGCGACGGCGTGGATGGGGCCGCCGCCGTCGCCCTCGAACCGGGGGACGATGTGGCAGTGGACGTGCGGGACCTCCTGGCCGGCCGCCTCGCCGTTGTTGAACGCGACGGTCGAGGCGTCGGCGTCGACGGCGTCCTCGACGGCGGGGACCAGCCGGTGAATCGTGTCGTAGAGGTCGTCGGCGACATCCTCGGGGATGTCGTTCAGCCGTTCGTACTCGTCTTTGGGGACGACCAGCGTGTGCCCGGGCGCGAGTGGATTCGCGTCCAGGAACGCCAGCGTAGTCTCGTCTTCGTACACGACGCGTGCGGGAATCTCGCCCTCGACGATCTGGCTGAAGATCGTACTCATACGCGAACATCTGTCGGCTCGTGGTAAGAAGGTTACCCGCCGAGGTCGTCCATCTGGGGGGTTTCCGCGGATTCCCTGGTTTCGGGCAGCTTCATTGGAGTCGAGGGCGTTTAGTCCGGGCGGTTCGCTGGCGTGTGGTGTTCAGGAGAGCGCAAAGGGGATAAGTTTACCTTGTCTCGGTGGCTTCGATTTGATAATGTCGTCAGAACTGCTCGCCGAATCGCTATCGATGCTGCTCTACACTGTCGCTGCGGCCGTTCTCACGGTTGGTGGAGTTCTCGCCGAAGGAGCGAGTCTCCAGCATCTCGGTTCCGGTGAACTGGCTGTCGGACTGTGGCTCGCTGCAATCGGGGCCGTCATGCTCTACGCTGGCATCTACGGCATTGCCTACAAGAAACTGCTCGCGTCGATCCTGGCGCGCTCGTAATTTTTCGGCCCAGGTCGGGAGTCAGCCGTCGGTCGGAACTGCCTCTCTCTGGACCTGCTTTCGTTGCGTCTAACGTGGTCGGACCGTCTTCGTCGCGAGTACCGGCGTCTCCGCAGTTGCACTGGCGCTCGTCGTCACGGCGGGCTCTACCGGCAGCCTGTGCGGTGCGACGGTCCTGTTTGGCTTCACGACTGCGCTCTACGGCGTCACGCGGTTTAGGCCTCTCTCGCGTATTCACTCGGCGCGTGGCGGGACGACGATCGGGGACGATGGGTGCGGGTGACTTCGGTAACGCGGTGGTCTCGCCGATCACCGTCGCGACGCTTGCGCTTCCGTTTGTCGAGAGGGTCGCCGGCCTCGTCGCCGTTACCGCCGTCACGAGCAGCGTCCTCTGTTACTCGCCGATCACTCTAACCTCCCTCACTGCGTCTTTTCCGGACGACGTTCGAGGGACCGGCCTCAGTTCCGTCCGGACGGGGTACATGTTGATCGGGGCCGGGGAGTCCGACGGTCGTGGGCACGCTCGCCAACGCCGACTACTTCGACGAAGCGTTTTCTTGCTGTCTGCGGTTGCAGCCGTCGCGGTCGTCTCTCGTTGTTCCTTCCCGAGGAGTAGTAAACTGGGAGTCGGCTCGATCCGGTGTGGTACCACCGGATTGGCAGTTCGTCCGACGTATCGGGGAGCACACGGACCGATTCTCCTTTAGTCTCGGAGCGAATCACGTGACCTATGAGCAGGTTCGACGATGTCGACGACCAGTACGACCCACACGACCTAGAGCAGCGGGTCTTCGATTACTGGGACGACGTCGACGCCTACGAGCAGACGGTCGAGCACCGATCCGACGGTGAATCGTTCTTCTTCGTGGACGGGCCGCCGTACACCTCCGGCTCGGCACACATGGGGACCACCTGGAACAAGACCCTGAAAGACGTCTACCTCCGCTTTTTCCGAATGCAGGGGTACGACGTCACCGACCGACCGGGATACGACATGCACGGACTCCCCATCGAGACCCGCGTCGAGGAGCGTCTCGGGTTCGAGAACAAGAAAGACATCGAAGAGTTCGGCGAGGAGAACTTCATCCAGGAGTGCAAAGAGTACGCCGAGGAGCAACTCGAGGGGCTGCAGGCGGACTTCCAGGACTTCGGCGTCTGGATGGACTGGGACGACCCGTACAAGACGGTCCGTCCGGAGTACATGGAAGCGGCCTGGTGGGGCTTCGCGAAGGCCGCCGAGCGCGGCCTCGTCGAGAAAGGGAACCGCTCGATCTCGCAGTGTCCGCGGTGTGAGACGGCGATCGCGAACAACGAGGTCGAGTACGACGACGTCGAGGACCCCTCGGTCTACGTCAAATTCGACCTGAAGGACCGAGACGGGAAGATCGTCATCTGGACGACCACGCCCTGGACGATCCCGGCGAACACCTTCGTCGCCGTCGACGAGGAGGGTGACTACGTCGGCGTTCGCGCCGAAAAGGACGGCGAGGAAGAGCTACTCTACGTCGCCGAAGCCAAACACGAGGCGGTCCTGAAGGAGGGCCGCTACGAGGACTACGAAACCGTCGAGGAGCTTTCGGGCGAGGAGCTGATCGGCTGGTCCTACGAGCATCCGCTGGCCGACCAGGTCCCCGAACACCCAGATCACGAGGGCGCAGGCGAGGTCTACGCCGCCGACTACGTCGACACGAGTGGCGACGGCACGGGGCTCGTCCACTCCGCGCCGGGCCACGGTGAGGAGGACTTCGAGCGCGGCCACGAACTCGGGTTCCCGATCTTCTGTCCCGTCGACGGCGACGGCGTCTACACCGACGAGGCCGGCACGTACGAGGGGCAGTTCGTCAAAGACGCCGACGACGAGATCATCGCCGATCTCGAGGACGAAGGAGCATTGCTCGCCTCCGGCACCGTCCACCACAGCTACGGACACTGCTGGCGCTGTGATACGGGAATCGTCCAGATCGTCACCGACCAGTGGTTCATCACGATCACCGACGTCAAGGACGAACTCCTCGCAAACATCGAGGACAGTCAGTGGCACCCCGACTGGGCCCGGGACAACCGCTTCCGCGATTTCGTCGAGGAGGCACCCGACTGGAACGCCTCACGACAGCGCTACTGGGGGATTCCACTCCCCGTGTGGACACCGGAAGATAGGGACGACGACGAGGATCGCATCGTCATCACCGACCGCGAGGAACTCGCCGAGCGAGTCGACCAGGAGATCGATCCCGAGACCGTCGACCTCCACAAGGACACCGTCGACGAGCTGACGATCACCGAAGACGAGACCACCTACACTCGTGTCCCCGACGTGTTCGACGTCTGGCTCGACTCTTCGGTGGCGTCGTGGGGGACGCTGGACTACCCCGAGGACGACAGCCGGTTCGACGAGCTCTGGCCAGCCGACTTCATCGTCGAAGCCCACGACCAGACCCGTGGCTGGTTCTGGTCGCAACTCTCGATGGGGTCCGCCGCACTCGGCGACATCCCCTACGAGGAGGTCCTGATGCACGGCCACGCGTTGATGCCAGATGGCCGCGCGATGAGCAAGTCCAAGGACATCCTGATCGACCCCCACGAAGCCATCGACCGTCACGGCCGGGACGTCATGCGGCTGTTCCTGCTGTCGAACAATCCGCAAGGCGACGACATGCGTTTCGACTGGGACGGGATGCAGACGATGGAGGACCACCTCCGGACGCTGTGGAACGTCTTCCGGTTCCCGCTGCCGTACATGCGACTGGACGACTTCGATCCGCAAACGACCAGCTTAGCGGACGTCGACGACGATCTCGAGCTCGTCGACGAGTGGGTGCTCGCCCGCCTCCAGTCCACCAAAGCCGAGATGACCGACCACTTCGAGGACCGTCGCCAGGACAAAGCCGTCGACGCCCTCCTCGAGTTCGTCGTCGAGGATGTCTCGCGGTTCTACGTCCAGGCCGTCCGCGAACGGATGTGGGAGGAAGAAGACAGCGCCTCCAAGGAGGCCGCCTACGCGACGCTCTACCGCGTGCTGCGGGAGACGGTCGCCTTGCTCGCCCCCTACGCGCCGTTCATCTCCGAGGAGATCTACGGCACGCTCACCGGCGACGCCGAACACGACACGGTCCACATGTGTGACTGGCCCGAACTCGACGAGTACTGGGTCGACGAACAGCTCGAGGAAGACGTCGCCTATCTCCGCGCGATCGAGGAAGCCGGCGCGAACGCCCGCCAGCAGGCCGGTCGTAAGCTTCGCTGGCCCGTGCCGCGAGTCGTCGTGGCGGCCGACGACGACCGCGTCGCCGAGGCCGTAGAGCGTCACACCGGCTTGCTCGAGGATCGACTCAACGCCCGCGAGATCGAACTCGTCTCCGCCGAGGAACGCTGGGAGGAACTCCAGTACAGCGCCGAGGCCGACATGAGCGAACTCGGCCCCGCCTTCGGCGACCGCGCCGGACAGGTGATGAACGCGCTCAACGAGGCTCGCATCGACGACCCAGACCTCGAGTCCCTCGAGGAGGCCGTCGAGGACGTGCTCGAGGCCGACGAGTCGATCGAGAAGTCGATGGTCTCGTTCGTCACGGAGACGCCGGACGACATCGCTGGCACTGCATTCGGGCTGAACGGCGACGATCGGGGCGTCGTCTACGTCGACGCCTCACTGACCGAGAACATCGAGAGCGAGGGTTACGCCCGCGAGGTCATCCGACGCGTCCAGGAGATGCGCAAGGATCTCGAACTCGACGTCGAGGAACGGATCGCGCTGGACCTCGCAATCGACGACGACCGCGTCGCCGAGCTGGTCGACGACCGCGAGGACCTGATCCGCGAGGAGGTTCGCGCCGACGAACTCCGAGCAGTCGAGGACGGTGACGGCCACCGCAAGGAGTGGGACGTCGAGGGCGTGACGATGGAGATTGCAGTCGAACCGCTGGCGGCTGCGGAAGCGTCGGACTAGTCGCTGCGGGGCGTCGCTCGACTTCTGCTGTTTGGCTATAGTTTAGTGATTCTAGCGAGAGGAGGCGCGTATGGACGACGGACTCGGATCGTTCTTCGAGATGCTGATGGCGATTACCGCCACCGCAACACTTCCGCTGGGCATCCTTGCGGCGGTCTTCTCGGGGTTTCCTGCAGCGACGGCCGTCTTCGTGATCGGCTGGCTGCTGCTGGTGCCGATCTTCGCGATCACCTCGGAGTACCTCGGATCGTCTTGTCGGGAGGGAGACGGCGTACCGTGGGTTCGCGAAAGAGTGACGAGCCACTCGAGCGAGTCGTCCACTGCCGACGAGCGGACGGCGGACGAGGACCCGCTCGAGACGCTCCGCGACCGGTACGCTCGCGGGGAGATCGACGACCGCGAGTTCGAACGGCGACTCGAGCGACTGATTGCGACGGAGGAGGTTCCGGAGGCAGCGGTCGGTGACCGTGACGAGCGGTCGGGCTCGGGTGACCGGGAGCGACTGCGGGAGTGACTCGAGGAGCGTTGGTGGCTGTCGAAGGAGAAATCGCCGTGTCGATTCTCTCTCGGGTACGATCACCACAAGAATATTGATTGTCAACTTCGAGTATACGCTCGTGTGCTATCGGGTCGTCGTCGTCGCTCTTTTACTCGTTGCGTCGCTTCCCGTCGGTATCGCTGGTGCCGTCGGTAGCGGTTCGGTCGCCGCCAGCGAAAGACCGGAACAGATCGACAGCGGTGTCTCAGTCGAGAGGTCCGTCTCTGGGATCGATCGTTCGGACCGGTTCGCGATTCCTTCGAGCGACGTCCTCCAGCGGACGACGACTCTCCGACACCTCCCCGACGACCCCGGGGAGTTCGAGGCCGAGATGACTTTCGAGGTGCCCGACGCCGTCACCGAACTCGAGGTCGACCTCGAGTCCGAGGCCACCGTCCGGTCGACCGACGGACTCGAGGCGACCGGCGATGGGGTCTACGAGTGGACGGAATCGACCGACGAGCCGTCGATGGTGCTGACGGTGCCTGCGAACCGAACTGGGGACGAGCGACACCAGCAGGCCGCAGTGAGAAACGCCAGCGGCGGGGACGCCGGCTACACCTTCGTCGATACTGGCGAGTGGGGGGTCGTCCAGGTTCCCCAGGCGAGTCTCTCTTGGCGGGAGACCGAGTCCGTCGGCTTCGAGTCGACGGCGGCCGTCGACGGCCCCGGCGCGACCGGCGGCGATATCGCCGTCTTCGGCGAGGTGACCGAACACGAACGAGCAGTCGACAGCGAGCGCCACCGGTTGGTCGTCCCCGAGGCGGCCGACCTGGACGAAGAGCCCGACGACGTGCTCGAGACGCTCGCAGCCGGCAGTGACGCCCTCTCGGTCGGCGAACGTCCCGACGAACTGTTCGTCGTCGCGGCTCCGACAGACGCCGAGTGGGGGCCACGCGGACTCCAGTACGGCGACGGTGATGTCTGGGTCCGCGCCGACGCCAGCCTCGCCGAACCCGACAACGTCTGGCTCCACGAGTACGTCCACGCTCGCCAGGCGTTTGCGGGCCCACAGGACGGCACTGCGACCGAAACCGAGTGGCTGATCGAGGCCCAGGCCGAGTACTACGCCGCCCTGATCGCCCTCGAGAAGGGCTTGATCGAGTTCGACGGGTTCCAGCGATTCCTCGAGCGTGGCGAGCAATCGCCTTACGCCGCCGGCGTTCTCGCCGAACCGGAGAGCTGGGACGCCGAGACCGACTACGTGAAAGGGCCGCTGGTCTACGGCGAACTCGACCGCCAGCTCCGGCTCGAGACCGACGGCGATCGGATGCTCGAGGACGTCTTTCGTGAACTCAACGCCCGGTCTGACAAGGGGACGGTGACAGCGGTGGACTTCCTCGAGGCGGTCGAGAACGCGGGCGGCACGGCGGTCAAGGAACGCGCCGAACGCTACACGCGAACGAAGGCCGTGCCGTCGGTGTGGGAGCGATCCGAACACGAAGTGGCGTTCGACCAGCCGGTCGCGACCGTGGAGTACGGATTCGGTGCGGAGCCGATCGAAGTCGAGGACGACTCCTGGGAGCGGTGGGAACGCGACGACGAGACGGTTACCGCCGTTCCAGTCGGTGAACCGGTCACTGTCCCCGTCGACGTCGAGAATGCCGGTGACTGGAACGGTACCTACGACGCCACGCTACACGTCGACGGGTCGGTCGTCGACCACGTCGAGGGCTTTCTCGCAGCCGGCGACCGGACGACGGAGCGACTCGAGTGGACGCCGACCGAGCAGGGCGTCTCCGAACTCCGCGTCGGCGACGAGACGGCGACTGCGTTCGCCCGCGGCCCCTCGAGCGTCACCGTCACCGACCTCGACGTCGAACCCGAAGACGCCGACCCCGGCGAGTCGGTGACGGCGACGGCGACGGTCGAAGCCGCAACCGATCGTCCCGGCGCGGCGGTGCTCGAGGTCCGTACGCCCGAGGGCGTCGCCGCCGAAGAACCCGTCCTGGTCCGGCCCGGGGAGACTGCGACGCTCGAGTCCGACGTCGCGTTCGACGACGATGGATACTACGAGGTGGCCGTCGCCGATCGAACGACGACGGTCTCGGTTGGCGGGCTGCCGGCGGCCGAACTCGAGGACGTCCCCGGTTTTGGCGCAGTCGCTACAGTCATCGTACTGCTGGTCGTGACGGCGTTCGCAGCGCGTCGCCGCGAAGACTAACTCACTCGAGCGAGATCCGGAACCGGCACGCGTCCGCACCGTCGTGGACACACGCCGTCTCCTCGACGGTGGCAGTGATATCGAACTCGGCAGAGTCCGTCCAGAACCCCCTGTGCGAGCGAGCAGTCGCCCCGCTCGGAGCGGTACGTGACGACGACTGTCTCCCCTGCTTCGGCGAGTCGTCCCGAGATGTCGGGTGGCGAGACGCCGTCGGAGTCCCGCCTCGATATCGGCGGTTATCGTCCCGAGTTCGAGAAGGAGGGTGAGAAATCCCACGTCGTCGACGTAAGCGTCGAACGTGGGCAGCAATTCCGGGGCGAGTCGCCGACCGAAAGCGCGTTCGATCTGTCTTCTAGACTGGGTGGCGAGGCTCGAGAGAGTGGCGAGAAGCGCCTCGAGTTTCTCGTCGTCGTACCGTGAGACCGACAGGTAAAGCGTCGTCTCGACGTCGGCTCGACCGAGAACTGCATCCCAGGCGTCACGGCCAGCGTTCTCGGCGACGGACCTCGAGCGTCTTGGAGACGATTCCGTGCATCGGTTCGGCGATTCGACCGCTCGAGCGTCGACTGTGCCGACCCGGACCCTCGTCGGTCGGTATCGCCTACGTGTCGCCGA contains:
- the ileS gene encoding isoleucine--tRNA ligase gives rise to the protein MSRFDDVDDQYDPHDLEQRVFDYWDDVDAYEQTVEHRSDGESFFFVDGPPYTSGSAHMGTTWNKTLKDVYLRFFRMQGYDVTDRPGYDMHGLPIETRVEERLGFENKKDIEEFGEENFIQECKEYAEEQLEGLQADFQDFGVWMDWDDPYKTVRPEYMEAAWWGFAKAAERGLVEKGNRSISQCPRCETAIANNEVEYDDVEDPSVYVKFDLKDRDGKIVIWTTTPWTIPANTFVAVDEEGDYVGVRAEKDGEEELLYVAEAKHEAVLKEGRYEDYETVEELSGEELIGWSYEHPLADQVPEHPDHEGAGEVYAADYVDTSGDGTGLVHSAPGHGEEDFERGHELGFPIFCPVDGDGVYTDEAGTYEGQFVKDADDEIIADLEDEGALLASGTVHHSYGHCWRCDTGIVQIVTDQWFITITDVKDELLANIEDSQWHPDWARDNRFRDFVEEAPDWNASRQRYWGIPLPVWTPEDRDDDEDRIVITDREELAERVDQEIDPETVDLHKDTVDELTITEDETTYTRVPDVFDVWLDSSVASWGTLDYPEDDSRFDELWPADFIVEAHDQTRGWFWSQLSMGSAALGDIPYEEVLMHGHALMPDGRAMSKSKDILIDPHEAIDRHGRDVMRLFLLSNNPQGDDMRFDWDGMQTMEDHLRTLWNVFRFPLPYMRLDDFDPQTTSLADVDDDLELVDEWVLARLQSTKAEMTDHFEDRRQDKAVDALLEFVVEDVSRFYVQAVRERMWEEEDSASKEAAYATLYRVLRETVALLAPYAPFISEEIYGTLTGDAEHDTVHMCDWPELDEYWVDEQLEEDVAYLRAIEEAGANARQQAGRKLRWPVPRVVVAADDDRVAEAVERHTGLLEDRLNAREIELVSAEERWEELQYSAEADMSELGPAFGDRAGQVMNALNEARIDDPDLESLEEAVEDVLEADESIEKSMVSFVTETPDDIAGTAFGLNGDDRGVVYVDASLTENIESEGYAREVIRRVQEMRKDLELDVEERIALDLAIDDDRVAELVDDREDLIREEVRADELRAVEDGDGHRKEWDVEGVTMEIAVEPLAAAEASD
- a CDS encoding PGF-CTERM sorting domain-containing protein; this encodes MIVNFEYTLVCYRVVVVALLLVASLPVGIAGAVGSGSVAASERPEQIDSGVSVERSVSGIDRSDRFAIPSSDVLQRTTTLRHLPDDPGEFEAEMTFEVPDAVTELEVDLESEATVRSTDGLEATGDGVYEWTESTDEPSMVLTVPANRTGDERHQQAAVRNASGGDAGYTFVDTGEWGVVQVPQASLSWRETESVGFESTAAVDGPGATGGDIAVFGEVTEHERAVDSERHRLVVPEAADLDEEPDDVLETLAAGSDALSVGERPDELFVVAAPTDAEWGPRGLQYGDGDVWVRADASLAEPDNVWLHEYVHARQAFAGPQDGTATETEWLIEAQAEYYAALIALEKGLIEFDGFQRFLERGEQSPYAAGVLAEPESWDAETDYVKGPLVYGELDRQLRLETDGDRMLEDVFRELNARSDKGTVTAVDFLEAVENAGGTAVKERAERYTRTKAVPSVWERSEHEVAFDQPVATVEYGFGAEPIEVEDDSWERWERDDETVTAVPVGEPVTVPVDVENAGDWNGTYDATLHVDGSVVDHVEGFLAAGDRTTERLEWTPTEQGVSELRVGDETATAFARGPSSVTVTDLDVEPEDADPGESVTATATVEAATDRPGAAVLEVRTPEGVAAEEPVLVRPGETATLESDVAFDDDGYYEVAVADRTTTVSVGGLPAAELEDVPGFGAVATVIVLLVVTAFAARRRED
- a CDS encoding SHOCT domain-containing protein, with the translated sequence MDDGLGSFFEMLMAITATATLPLGILAAVFSGFPAATAVFVIGWLLLVPIFAITSEYLGSSCREGDGVPWVRERVTSHSSESSTADERTADEDPLETLRDRYARGEIDDREFERRLERLIATEEVPEAAVGDRDERSGSGDRERLRE
- a CDS encoding HIT family protein, encoding MSTIFSQIVEGEIPARVVYEDETTLAFLDANPLAPGHTLVVPKDEYERLNDIPEDVADDLYDTIHRLVPAVEDAVDADASTVAFNNGEAAGQEVPHVHCHIVPRFEGDGGGPIHAVAGETPDLEDDELDEIAEDIESRA